A genomic region of candidate division TA06 bacterium contains the following coding sequences:
- a CDS encoding RluA family pseudouridine synthase encodes MPDELQIINVTVSSAQSRVRLDRYLSCQGMNHSRNQLQKFIESGRVLVDGKLKTPGYLVKPGDRIEIKKDRLAAPRRELLAEDIALDVVYEDQDLLVINKPAGMVVHPAAGNRRGTMVNALLHHAQNLSRVGGRERPGILHRLDKGTSGLLLAAKTDQVHTLLARQLEARKIVRRYRAVVWGILGEPEGTISAPIGRSAFDRKKMGVTSLRGRQAVTHYRVLREYKIASLVEIKLETGRTHQIRVHLQHLGHPVLGDPDYGGRARSLFSRFASANAGLAQELLDAIGRQALHAAALGFVHPATSKYMEFKAPLPGDMEEVIRLLEKGAYRELRLDLKEMDV; translated from the coding sequence ATGCCGGATGAACTTCAGATCATAAACGTAACCGTTTCCTCCGCCCAAAGCCGGGTGCGGCTGGACCGGTACCTAAGCTGTCAGGGAATGAACCATTCCCGCAATCAGCTGCAGAAGTTCATAGAGTCCGGGCGGGTGCTGGTGGACGGAAAGCTAAAAACCCCAGGCTATCTGGTGAAACCCGGCGACAGGATCGAGATCAAAAAGGACCGGCTGGCCGCGCCCCGGCGGGAGTTGCTGGCCGAAGACATCGCGTTGGACGTAGTTTACGAGGACCAGGATCTTTTGGTGATCAACAAGCCGGCTGGGATGGTGGTCCACCCGGCGGCCGGCAACCGCCGGGGCACCATGGTCAACGCCCTGCTGCACCATGCCCAAAACCTTTCCCGGGTGGGAGGGCGGGAACGGCCCGGGATCCTGCACCGGTTGGACAAAGGGACCTCCGGACTTTTATTGGCAGCCAAGACCGACCAGGTCCATACCCTGTTGGCCCGCCAGTTAGAGGCCCGCAAGATCGTGCGCCGTTACCGGGCGGTGGTCTGGGGGATTTTAGGGGAACCTGAAGGGACGATTTCGGCTCCCATCGGCAGGTCGGCCTTTGACCGAAAAAAAATGGGAGTTACCAGCTTAAGGGGCCGCCAAGCGGTTACTCATTACAGGGTTTTAAGGGAATACAAAATCGCCTCGCTGGTTGAGATAAAGCTGGAGACAGGCCGCACCCATCAGATCAGGGTTCACTTGCAGCATCTGGGGCACCCGGTGCTGGGCGATCCCGATTACGGGGGCCGGGCCCGCTCCCTGTTTTCCCGTTTCGCCTCCGCCAATGCCGGCCTGGCCCAGGAACTGCTGGACGCCATTGGCCGCCAGGCCCTGCATGCTGCGGCGCTGGGGTTCGTCCATCCCGCCACATCCAAATACATGGAATTCAAGGCGCCTCTGCCCGGAGACATGGAGGAGGTCATAAGGCTGTTGGAAAAGGGAGCCTATAGAGAACTGAGGCTTGATCTCAAGGAAATGGATGTTTAA